From one Melospiza melodia melodia isolate bMelMel2 chromosome 6, bMelMel2.pri, whole genome shotgun sequence genomic stretch:
- the GPX2 gene encoding glutathione peroxidase 2, producing MTVPIAKSFYDLSATSLQGEKVDFGVFRGRVVLIENVASLUGTTVRDYTQLNQLQARYPRRLVVLGFPCNQFGYQENGTNEEILNTLKHVRPGGGFEPNFTLFQKCQVNGRDTHPVFAYLKAHLPAPVDEPAHLMAEPRFVVWSPVHRSDISWNFEKFLVGPEGEPFRRYSPRMPTAQLEPDIQRLLKLAK from the exons ATGACCGTCCCCATCGCCAAGTCCTTCTATGACCTGAGCGCCACCTCCTTGCAGGGGGAAAAAGTGGATTTTGGCGTTTTCCGGGGCCGCGTGGTCCTGATCGAGAACGTGGCTTCGCTCTGAGGCACCACGGTGCGGGATTACACCCAGCTCAACCAGCTCCAAGCCCGCTACCCCCGGCGGCTGGTCGTGCTGGGCTTCCCCTGTAACCAGTTTGGATACCAG GAGAACGGCACCAACGAGGAGATCCTCAACACCCTGAAGCACGTGCGGCCGGGGGGCGGCTTCGAGCCCAACTTCACCCTGTTCCAGAAGTGCCAGGTGAACGGGAGAGACACCCATCCCGTGTTCGCCTACCTCAAGGCTCACCTGCCCGCACCGGTCGACGAGCCTGCACACCTGATGGCCGAGCCCCGCTTTGTCGTCTGGAGCCCTGTGCACCGCTCCGATATCTCCTGGAATTTTGAGAAGTTCCTGGTGGGGCCTGAGGGGGAACCGTTCCGGCGCTACAGCCCCCGTATGCCCACGGCCCAACTGGAGCCCGACATCCAGCGTCTCCTCAAGCTGGCCAAGTAA
- the CHURC1 gene encoding protein Churchill has translation MCGGCVGTEYPERGTTCLEGGSFLLNFVGCAQCGRRDFVLVSNRAEGLQDGEEIVTYDHLCKNCHHLIARHEYTFSVVDDYQEYTMLCLLCGRAEDSISVLPDDPRQMTPLF, from the exons ATGTGCGGCGGCTGTGTGGGCACCGAGTACCCCGAGCGG GGCACTACCTGCCTGGAGGGCGGATCTTTCCTCCTGAACTTCGTGGGGTGCGCGCAGTGCGGCCGCCGGGACTTCGTGCTGGTCAGCAACCGGGCCGAGGGCCTGCAGGACGGGGAGGAGATCGTCACCTATGACC ACCTGTGCAAGAACTGCCACCACCTGATCGCACGCCATGAGTACACCTTCAGCGTGGTGGATGACTACCAG GAATACACCatgctgtgcctgctctgtggCCGTGCTGAGGATTCCATCAGCGTCCTGCCTGATGACCCTCGCCAGATGACCCCGCTGTTCTGA
- the MAX gene encoding protein max has protein sequence MSDNDDIEVESDEEQPRFQSAADKRAHHNALERKRRDHIKDSFHSLRDSVPSLQGEKASRAQILDKATEYIQYMRRKNHTHQQDIDDLKRQNALLEQQVRALEKARASAQLQASYPADNSLYTNPKGSAISAFDGGSDSSSDSEPEEPQNRKKLRMEAS, from the exons GAGAGCGAC GAGGAGCAGCCGAGGTTTCAGTCCGCG GCCGACAAACGGGCTCATCACAATGCGCTGGAGCGCAAGCGCAGGGACCACATCAAGGACAGCTTCCACAGCCTGCGGGACTCCGTGCCCTCGCTCCAAGGAGAGAAG GCATCCCGGGCCCAAATCCTGGACAAAGCCACAGAGTACATCCAGTACATGCGCCGGAAAAACCACACACACCAGCAGGACATCGACGACCTCAAGCGGCAGAATGCACTGCTGGAGCAGCAAG TGCGTGCGCTGGAGAAGGCCCGAGCCAGCGCCCAGCTCCAGGCCAGCTATCCCGCGGACAACAGCCTCTACACCAACCCCAAGGGCAGTGCCATCTCCGCCTTCGACGGTGGCTCCGACTCCAGCTCCGACTCGGAGCCCGAGGAGCCGCAGAACAGGAAGAAGCTGCGCATGGAGGCCAGTTAG
- the RAB15 gene encoding ras-related protein Rab-15 isoform X2, whose translation MKTIEVDGIKVRIQIWDTAGQERYQTITKQYYRRAQGIFLVYDISSERSYQHIVKWASDVDEYAPEGVQKILIGNKADEEHKRQVPKEQGLQLAREYGMDFYETSACSNLNIKESFTRLTELVLQAHRKELDELRGLPRAPTLARLEEDEQQPLGSEDTPKTCWC comes from the exons ATGAAGACCATCGAGGTGGATGGGATCAAGGTGCGGATACAGATCTG ggacacagccggCCAGGAGCGGTACCAGACCATCACCAAGCAGTACTACCGGCGGGCTCAG GGCATTTTCCTGGTGTACGACATCAGCAGCGAGCGCTCCTACCAGCACATCGTGAAGTGGGCCAGCGACGTGGATGAG TATGCACCCGAGGGCGTCCAGAAAATCCTCATCGGGAACAAGGCGGACGAGGAGCACAAGAGGCAAGTGCCCAAAGAGCAAGGGCTGCAG ctggCCAGGGAATACGGGATGGATTTCTACGAGACCAGTGCCTGCAGCAACCtcaacatcaaggag TCCTTCACACGGCTGacggagctggtgctgcaggcgcACCGCAAGGAGCTGGACGAGCTGCGGGGGCTGCCCCGCGCCCCCACCCTGGCCCGGCTGGAGGAGGacgagcagcagcccctggggagcGAGGACACCCCCAAAACCTGCTGGTGTTGA
- the FNTB gene encoding protein farnesyltransferase subunit beta, giving the protein MGFKSKVEDIVQEVYDAYKTNHHSSQYVLQREKHFHYLKRGLRQLTEAYECLDASRPWLCYWILHSLELLDEPIPDSVASDVCQFLRRCQSPQGGFGGGPGQHPHLAPTYAAVNALCIIGTEEAFGVIDRKKLLEYLYSLKQPDGSFLMHVGGEVDVRSAYCAASVASLTNILTPALFAGTAEWIARCQNWEGGIGGVPGMEAHGGYTFCGVAALVILKQEHLLNLRSLLRWVTGRQMRFEGGFQGRCNKLVDGCYSFWQAGLLPLLHRALHARGDPALSMAHWMFDQLALQEYILLCCQCPAGGLLDKPGKSRDFYHTCYCLSGLAIAQHFGSGDLHNEVVLGIPENSLQATHPVYNIAPEKVARAVMHFLQYPVPSLDPAPAAQ; this is encoded by the exons ATGGGTTTTAAG TCCAAGGTGGAGGACATCGTGCAGGAGGTCTATGATGCCTACAAGACAAACCATCACTCCTCACA GTACGTCCTGCAGCGGGAGAAGCACTTCCATTACCTGAAGAGAGGTCTCCGGCAGCTCACTGAAGCCTATGAG tgtctggATGCCAGCCGCCCCTGGCTCTGCTACTGGATCCtgcacagcctggagctgctggatgagCCCATTCCCGATTCGGTGGCCTCTGA TGTCTGCCAATTCCTGAGgcgctgccagagcccccagggtggatttggggggggtcccggCCAGCACCCCCACCTCGCCCCCACCTATGCCGCCGTCAACGCGCTCTGCATCATCGGCACCGAGGAGGCCTTCGGCGTCATCGACAG GAAGAAGCTCTTGGAGTACCTGTACTCGCTGAAGCAGCCGGATGGCTCCTTCCTCATGCACGTGGGTGGAGAGGTGGATGTCAG GAGCGCCTACTGCGCCGCTTCAGTGGCCTCGCTGACCAACATCCTGACACCTGCACTCTTCGCTGGGACGGCCGAGTGGATTGCCAG GTGCCAGAACTGGGAGGGTGGGATCGGCGGCGTGCCAGGCATGGAGGCGCACGGCGGCTACACTTTCTGCGGTGTGGCTGCGCTGGTCATCCTCAAGCAGGAACATCTGCTGAACCTCCGGAGCCTGCTG CGCTGGGTGACCGGGCGGCAGATGCGCTTCGAGGGCGGATTCCAGGGCCGCTGCAACAAGCTGGTGGATGGGTGCTACTCTTTTTGGCAAGCtgggctcctgcccctgctccatcGGGCACTCCATGCCAGGG GCGATCCGGCGCTGAGCATGGCACACTGGATGTTCGACCAGCTGGCGCTGCAGGAATACATTCTcctgtgctgccagtgcccagCTGGTGGGCTGCTGGATAAGCCAGGAAA ATCCCGGGATTTCTACCACACCTGCTACTGCCTGAGTGGGTTGGCCATTGCACAGCACTTTGGAAGTGGAGATCTCCACAATGAGGTGGTCCTGGGTATCCCTGAGAATTCCCTG CAGGCCACGCACCCTGTCTACAACATTGCCCCGGAGAAGGTGGCGAGGGCGGTGATGCACTTCCTGCAGTATCCCGTGCCCAGCCTGGATCCGGCACCCGCTGCCCAGTAG
- the SPTB gene encoding spectrin beta chain, erythrocytic: protein MTSANDYEQLELQQHYSRINVRWDASDDELDNDNSSARLFERSRIKALADEREAVQKKTFTKWVNSHLARVTCRISDLYMDLRDGRVLIKLLEVLSGELLPKPTKGRMRIHCLENVDKALQFLKEQRVHLENMGSHDIVDGNHRLVLGLIWTIILRFQIQDIIVETQEGRETRSARDALLLWCQMKTAGYPHVNVTNFTSSWKDGLAFNALIHRHRPELVDFQNLTKSNARHNLEHAFSVAERHLGITPLLDPEDVFTENPDEKSIITYVVAFYHYFSKMKVLEVEGRRLGKVIEHAKETERMIEGYGGLASDLLTWIEQTIASLNSRSFANSLAGVQHQLQAFSTYRTVEKPPKFQEKGNLEVLLFTIQSRMRANNQRVYTPHEGRLVSDINRAWEQLEKAEHERELALRNELIRQEKLEQLARRFDRKAAMREAWLSENQRLVAQDNFGQDLAAVEAAKKKHEAIETDTAAYRERVQAIEAVARELELEGYHDIQRINGRKDNILRLWEQLLELLAARRQRLEMNLTLQHLFQEMLHCIDWMDEVKVKLASPESGKHLLEAEELLQTHRLLEADMAIQAEKTRAISAAALRFADAEGYRPCDPKVIRDRVSHLEMCRRELQVLAARRRALLEQSRSLWTCLWELDEAESWIKEQEQLYSSLDFGKDLPGVLLLQRRHAAFEAELRSRGGRLEQTLAVAEGLAAAGRAAEQLRERGAAVRALWAQLEELAAFRRRGLRESEGFFQFQAEVEELAEGLQDARRRAAAEELGQDESRTLVLLRQHQELLDELAAAREQLDRLAQQAEGFPPELRAGPEAQSRLAALRELHAEAAALAERRGRQLQDALNLYTVFGESDACHLWMGSKETWLAELEVPQALEDLDVTQRRLDGLEQDMATVASQIAAVNQAADGLLASGHPRSPQVRQCRDQLNERWGRFRELVSERRRAVGSALRLLNYNLESEETQKWLRSKARAVEATAELGRDLAGVLATQRKLYGIERELAVAQDRLAALRSQAERLAEERPEAATEVAQKLAMATSAWDELQTALAERAASLGEAGQLRSFLQDLDDFQAWLFGAQKAVAAVDEVPASLGEAEEMLQRHEAARRDAEEHAGAFAALVEAGERVLGGQTDPEYEGLRQRLGGVKDGWTALGKMAEARKRFLTQCRNFQEFLRDTKQAEILLTKQEYTLSHLELPSTLEGSAAALHRFQNFRAGVESNAKKVPEVVVGGTKLVAEENIFAEKISEKCRSLQERHGAVMDKVEEAAGLMQDNHDLQTFLQSCREFDAWVDEKMLMAQDVSYGEARGLHSKWQKHQAFMAELAPNQSWLEKIEAEGTELAGRKPQYGATVAQRLQELRRRWAELRGAAEDKGRQLFEAERAALYARSYGELESWLGRAQEELRHAEKVKDLTATNLLLKRLTRLEEQVRTWMKELEELGWQGTPGTGDVPDTTRQEQMLRQRVLELLEPLERKRKELETAKAMYQLGRDLEDETLWVQERLSLARSTDHGTDLASVQRLTKRNETLQKELAGHAPRLGEVLSRGEAAGSGEEPGPELAAQAQELRALWETLQEEAAARHRRLREAEEAQQYYLDADEAEAWVSEQELFMGPEEKPKDEESCLMMLKRHVRQLRSIEDYGQTIKELAGRAQQLLSAGHPEGEQIIRLQGQVDKHYAGLKEAAEERRRRLENMSNLFQLKREVEELEQWIAERDVVASSPEMGQDLDHVMLLREKFREFARETGSVGQERVDRVNLTIEDLIDAGHIEAATIAEWKDGLNESWADLLELIDTRMQLLAASHDLHKYFYDGAELLALIATRRQELPQDLGEDAGTVEAFHRMHNAFERDLQLLEAQVQQFRETAARLQTAYAGEKAAGIQEKEQEVSRALQELLEACSGRRARLTDTADKHRFFSMARDLLSWMESTVRQIETQEKPRDVSSVELLMKYHQGIKAEVDARGKNFTDCIELGKKLLQRKHQDSPEIKAKLVELVDKRKAMMETWEQRWERLRLLLEVCQFSRDASVAESWLMAQEPYLASSDYGQTVDAVEKLLKRHEAFEKSSATWEERIAALRKLTTLELLGGRSLREGLVRDGTARSEAPDYCLDLDGELEAGSEEEEEEEKKDVSTQDTSLPTTDGPEPLAPRTGDEEPVSPTPRPPREEPEEPATLPARVSSVQLEGYLGRKHDLEAATKRASNRSWSTRYCVLRGGQLAFFKDAKSRALGLPCQGEEPLGLWDARCEVPAGYKKKKHVFKLRLSNGSEWLFHGKDEEELQAWLQGLSAAITECRGSRGKVQSLPLPIPPAPPEAPLPRKDKEKRFSFFPKKK from the exons ATGACCTCGGCCAATGACTacgagcagctggagctgcagcagcactacAGCCGCATCAACGTCCGCTGGGACGCGTCCGACGATGAGCTGGACAACGACAACAGCTCCGCGCGGCTCTTCGAGCGCTCCCGCATCAAAGCCCTGGCAG ACGAGCGGGAGGCCGTGCAGAAGAAAACCTTCACCAAGTGGGTGAACTCGCACCTGGCTCGTGTCACCTGCCGCATCTCAGACCTCTACATGGACCTCCGGGACGGACGGGTGCTCATCAAGCTGCTGGAAGTGCTGTCAGGAGAGCTTCTG CCCAAGCCCACCAAGGGCCGGATGCGGATCCACTGCCTGGAGAACGTGGACAAGGCGCTGCAGTTCCTGAAGGAGCAGCGGGTGCACCTGGAGAACATGGGCTCCCACGATATCGTGGATGGCAACCACCGCCTTGTTCTTGGCCTCATCTGGACCATCATCCTCCGCTTCCAG ATCCAGGACATCATCGTGGAGACACAGGAGGGCCGGGAGACACgctctgccagggatgcactgctgCTCTGGTGCCAGATGAAGACAGCAGG GTACCCCCATGTGAATGTCACCAACTTCACCTCGAGCTGGAAGGACGGGCTGGCCTTCAATGCCCTCATCCACAGGCACAG GCCTGAGCTGGTTGACTTCCAAAACCTTACCAAATCCAATGCCCGGCACAACCTGGAGCATGCGTTCAGCGTGGCAGAGCGGCACCTGGGCATCACCCCTCTCCTCGACCCCGAAG ATGTGTTCACGGAGAACCCCGATGAGAAGTCCATCATCACCTATGTGGTGGCCTTCTACCACTACTTCTCCAAGATGAAGGTGCTGGAGGTGGAGGGACGGCGCCTGGGCAAG GTCATCGAGCACGCCAAGGAGACGGAGCGGATGATTGAGGGCTATGGGGGGCTGGCGTCCGACCTGCTCACGTGGATTGAGCAGACCATTGCCTCCCTCAACAGCCGCAGCTTCGCCAACTCCCTGGCTGGGGTGCAGCACCAGCTGCAAGCCTTCAGCACCTACCGCACCGTGGAGAAGCCCCCCAA GTTTCAGGAGAAGGGCAACCTGGAGGTGCTGCTCTTCACCATCCAGTCACGGATGAGGGCCAACAACCAGCGTGTCTACACCCCACACGAGGGGCGCCTGGTCTCTGACATCAACCGG gcctgggagcagctggagaaAGCGGAGCATGAGCGGGAGCTGGCGCTGCGCAACGAGCTGATCCGTCAGGAGAAGCTGGAGCAGCTGGCACGGCGCTTCGACCGCAAAGCAGCCATGCGGGAGGCCTGGCTGAGTGAGAACCAGCGCCTGGTGGCCCAG GACAACTTTGGGCAGGACCTGGCGGCGGTGGAAGCGGCCAAGAAGAAGCACGAGGCCATTGAGACAGACACAGCTGCCTACAGAGAGAGGGTGCAAGCCATCGAGGCAGTGGCCAGGGAACTGGAGCTGGAGGGCTACCATGACATCCAGCGCATCAACGGGCGGAAGGACAACATCCTGcggctctgggagcagctcctggagctgctggctgccCGGCGCCAGCGCCTGGAGATGAACCTCACCCTGCAGCACCTATTCCAGGAGATGCTCCATTGCATCGACTGGATGGATGAGGTCAAG GTGAAACTGGCATCTCCTGAATCTGGGAAGCACCTTCTGGAAGCAGAGGAGCTTCTGCAGACCCACCGTCTGCTGGAGGCCGACATGGCTATACAGGCAGAGAAGACCCGGGCCATCAGCGCTGCCGCCCTCCGCTTTGCTGACGCTGAGG gctATCGTCCCTGTGACCCCAAAGTCATCCGGGACCGCGTGAGCCACCTGGAGATGTGCCGGCGAGAGCTGCAGGTACTGGCGGCGCGGAGGAGAGCCTTGCTGGAGCAATCCCGCTCCCTCTGGACCTGCCTGTGGGAGCTAGACGAGGCAGAGAGCTGGatcaaggagcaggagcagctctacTCCTCCCTGGACTTCGGGAAGGACCTGCCGGgcgtgctgctgctccagcgccggCACGCTGCCTTCGAGGCCGAGCTGCGGAGCCGGGGCGGGCGGCTGGAGCAGACGCTGGCGGTGGCCGAGGGGCTGGCGGCCGCGGGCCGGGCGGCCGAGCAGCTGCGGGAGCGGGGGGCGGCCGTGCGGGCGCTGTGGGCGCAGCTGGAAGAGCTGGCGGCGTTCCGACGGCGCGGCCTGCGGGAGTCCGAGGGCTTCTTCCAGTTCCAGGCCGAGGTGGAGGAGTTGGCGGAGGGGCTGCAGGATGCCCGCCGGCGGGCGGCCGCCGAGGAGCTGGGCCAGGATGAATCCCGCACCCTCGTCCTGCTGcggcagcaccaggagctgctggacgAGCTGGCGGCCGCCCGGGAGCAGCTGGACAGGCTGGCTCAGCAGGCTGAGGGCTTCCCGCCGGAGCTGCGCGCCGGCCCCGAGGCGCAGAGCCGGCTGGCGGCCCTGAGGGAGCTGCACGCCGAGGCGGCCGCGCTGGCTGAGCGCCGCGGCCGCCAGCTGCAGGATGCCCTGAACCTCTACACTGTTTTCGGGGAGAGCGACGCCTGCCATCTCTGGATGGGCTCCAAGGAGACCTGGCTGGCGGAGCTGGAGGTGCCGCAGGCGCTGGAGGACCTGGACGTGACGCAGCGCAG GCTGGACGGGCTGGAGCAAGACATGGCCACCGTGGCTTCCCAGATCGCCGCGGTCAACCAGGCCGCCGACGGGCTCCTGGCTAGCGGGCACCCCCGGAGCCCCCAAGTCCGGCAGTGCCGGGACCAGCTCAACGAGAG GTGGGGCCGGTTCCGGGAGCTGGTGTCAGAGCGCCGGAGGGCGGTGGGCTCGGCGCTGCGCCTCCTCAACTACAACCTGGAGTCCGAGGAGACCCAGAAATGGCTGCGGAGCAAAGCCCGAGCAGTGGAGGCCACGGCCGAGCTGGGCCGTGACCTGGCCGGCGTCCTGGCCACCCAGCGCAAGCTCTACGGCATCGAGCGGGAGCTGGCTGTGGCCCAGGACCGCCTGGCCGCCCTGCGCTCCCAAGCCGAGCGCCTGGCCGAGGAGCGGCCCGAGGCGGCCACCGAGGTGGCCCAGAAGCTGGCCATGGCCACCTCGGCCTGGGACGAGCTGCAGACGGCCCTGGCAGAGCGCGCAGCGTCCCTGGGGGAAGCCGGGCAGCTCCGGAGTTTCCTGCAGGACCTGGATGACTTCCAGGCGTGGCTCTTCGGCGCTCAGAAAGCCGTGGCGGCCGTCGATGAGGTGCCGGCGTcgctgggggaggcagaggagatgCTGCAGCGGCACGAAGCGGCCCGGCGCGATGCTGAGGAGCATGCGGGAGCCTTCGCCGCCTTGGTGGAGGCGGGGGAGCGGGTGCTGGGGGGACAGACGGACCCCGAATACGAGGGGCTGCGGCAGCGCCTGGGCGGCGTGAAGGATGGCTGGACTGCCCTGGGCAAGATGGCAGAGGCTCGGAAGCGCTTCCTCACCCAGTGCCGCAACTTCCAGGAGTTCCTTCGCGACACCAAGCAGGCGGAGATCCTCCTCACCAAGCAG GAGTACACGCTGTCCCACCTGGAGCTGCCCTCCACGCTGGAGGGCTCGGCTGCTGCCCTGCACCGCTTCCAGAACTTTCGTGCTGGTGTGGAGAGCAATGCCAAGAAGGTCCCAGAGGTGGTGGTTGGTGGCACCAAGCTGGTGGCTGAGGAGAACATCTTTGCTGAGAAGATCTCTGAGAAGTGCCGAAGTCTCCAGGAGCG GCATGGAGCTGTCATGGACAAGGTGGAGGAGGCAGCGGGTTTGATGCAGGACAACCACGACCTACAGACCTTCCTGCAGAGCTGCCGTGAG TTTGATGCCTGGGTGGATGAGAAGATGCTGATGGCTCAGGATGTCTCCTATGGAGAAGCCCGTGGTCTCCACAGCAAGTGGCAGAAGCACCAGGCATTCATGGCTGAGCTGGCACCCAACCAGAGCTGGCTGGAAAAGATTGAGGCG GAGGGGACGGAGCTGGCCGGGCGCAAGCCGCAGTACGGCGCGACGGTGGCGCAGCGGCTGCAGGAGCTGCGGCGGCGCTGGGCCGAGCTGCGCGGCGCGGCCGAGGACAAGGGCCGGCAGCTGTTCGAGGCCGAGCGCGCGGCGCTGTACGCCCGGAGCTACGGGGAGCTGGAGAGCTGGCTggggcgggcgcaggaggagctgcgccatgctgagaaggtcaagGACCTCACCGCCACCAACCTGCTGCTGAAGAGGTTGACG AGACTGGAAGAGCAAGTGAGAACATGgatgaaggagctggaggaacTGGGGTGGCAGGGCACCCCTGGTACTGGGGATGTGCCAGATACCACGAGGCAGGAGCAGATGCTCCGGCAGCGAGTCCTTGAGCTGCTGGAGCCactggagaggaagaggaaggagttgGAGACTGCCAAGGCCATGTACCAGCTGGGGAGGGATCTGGAGGATGAGACG CTGTGGGTGCAGGAGCGGCTTTCCCTGGCGAGATCAACAGATCACGGCACTGACCTCGCGAGCGTGCAGCGCCTGACCAAGAGGAATGAG ACACTGCAGAAGGAGCTGGCGGGCCATGCCCCCCGCCTGGGCGAGGTGCTGAGCCGGGGAGAGGCAGCGGGGAGCGGCGAGGAGCCGGGCCCGGAGCTGGCAGCACAGGCTCAGGAGCTGCGGGCGCTGTGGGAGACGCTGCAGGAGGAGGCGGCCGCCCGGCACCGGCGCCTGCGGGAGGCTGAAGAGGCCCAGCAGTACTACCTGGATGCTGACGAGGCCGAGGCCTGGGTCAGTGAGCAGGAACTCTTCATGGGACCCGAGGAGAAACCAAAG GATGAGGAGAGCTGCTTGATGATGCTGAAGAGACATGTCCGGCAGCTGCGCTCCATTGAGGACTACGGACAAACCAtcaaggagctggcagggagggcGCAGCAGCTGCTCTCTGCCGGCCACCCTGAGGG GGAGCAGATCATCCGGCTGCAGGGCCAGGTGGACAAGCACTACGCGGGGCTGAAGGAGGCGGCCGAGGAGCGCCGCCGGCGCCTGGAGAACATGTCCAACCTCTTCCAGCTGAAGCGGGAGGTGGAAGAGCTGGAGCAGTGGATTGCTGAGCGCGATGTGGTTGCTTCCtccccagagatggggcaggacTTGGACCATGTCATG CTCCTGCGAGAGAAGTTTCGTGAGTTCGCGCGGGAGACAGGGAGCGTGGGGCAGGAGCGCGTGGACCGGGTGAACCTGACCATTGAGGACCTCATTGATGCGGGGCACATCGAGGCAGCCACCATAGCTGAGTGGAAGGACGGGCTGAATGAGAGCTGGGCCGACCTTCTGGAGCTGATTGACACCCGCATGCAGCTCCTCGCCGCCTCCCATGACCTCCATAAATACTTCTATGACGGTGCTGAGCTGCTGGCCCTCATCGCCACCCGGCGCCAGGAACTGCCCCAGGATCTGGGCGAGGATGCTGGCACGGTGGAGGCTTTCCACCGCATGCACAACGCCTTTGAGAGGGACCTCCAGCTGCTGGAGgcacag GTGCAGCAGTTTCGGGAGACAGCAGCGCGCCTGCAGACCGCCTATGCTGGGGAGAAGGCGGCTGGAAtccaggagaaggagcaggaggtgTCCCGagcgctgcaggagctgctggaagcatGCAGCGGGCGCCGGGCACGGCTGACGGACACAGCCGACAAACACCGCTTCTTCAGCATGGCACGGGATCTGCTCTCCTGGATGGAGAGCACTGTCCGGCAGATTGAGACACAGGAGAAACCCAG GGATGTCTCCTCGGTGGAGCTGCTGATGAAATACCACCAGGGAATTAAGGCTGAGGTGGATGCTCGAGGCAAGAACTTCACCGACTGCATCGAGCTGGGCAAGAAGCTGCTGCAGCGCAAGCACCAGGACTCACCAGAG ATCAAGGCGAAGCTGGTGGAGCTGGTGGACAAGAGGAAAGCCATGATGGAGACATGGGAGCAGCGCTGGGAGCGGCTGCGGCTGC TGCTGGAGGTGTGCCAGTTCTCCCGCGACGCCTCGGTGGCCGAGTCATGGCTCATGGCTCAGGAGCCCTACCTGGCCAGCAGCGACTACGGGCAGACGGTGGATGCGGTGGAGAAGCTGCTGAAGCGACATGAGGCTTTTGAGAAGTCCTCCGCCACCTGGGAGGAGCGCATTGCTGCCCTCAGGAAGCTGACAACG ctggagctcctTGGCGGGCGGTCTCTGCGTGAGGGGCTGGTGCGGGACGGGACGGCGCGCTCCGAAGCTCCCGACTACTGCCTGGATCTGGATGGGGAGCTGGAGGCTGG gtcagaggaggaggaagaggaggaaaagaaggatGTGAGCACACAGGACACTTCTCTGCCCACTACAGATGGACCAGAGCCG CTGGCACCGAGGACAGGTGACGAGGAGCCGGTGTCACCGACCCCACGGCCACCGCGGGAGGAGCCGGAGGAGCCGGCCACGCTGCCCGCCCGTGTCAGCAGCGTCCAGCTGGAGGGCTACCTCGGCCGCAAGCACGACCTGGAGGCGGCCACCAAGCGCGCGTCCAACCG GTCATGGAGCACGCGGTACTGCGTCCTGCGGGGCGGCCAGCTCGCCTTCTTCAAGGACGCCAAGAGCCGTGCGCTGGGGCTGCCGTGCCAGGGCgaggagcccctggggctgtgggaCGCCCGCTGCGAGGTGCCCGCAGGCTACAAGAAGAAGAAACACGTCTTCAAGCTCAG GCTCAGCAATGGCAGCGAGTGGCTTTTCCATGGCAAAGATGAG gaggagctgcaggcctggctgcaggggctgagcgCGGCCATCACAGAGTGTCGCGGCAGCCGCGGGAAGGTGCAGAGCCTCCCCCTGCCCATACCCCCGGCCCCCCCTGAAGCCCCCCTGCCCCGCAAGGACAAGGAGAAACGCTTCAGCTTCTTCCCGAAAAAGAAATAA
- the RAB15 gene encoding ras-related protein Rab-15 isoform X1, protein MAKQYDVLFRLLLLGDSGVGKTCLLCRFTDNQFHPAHISTIGVDFKMKTIEVDGIKVRIQIWDTAGQERYQTITKQYYRRAQGIFLVYDISSERSYQHIVKWASDVDEYAPEGVQKILIGNKADEEHKRQVPKEQGLQLAREYGMDFYETSACSNLNIKESFTRLTELVLQAHRKELDELRGLPRAPTLARLEEDEQQPLGSEDTPKTCWC, encoded by the exons ATGGCCAAGCAGTACGACGTGCTGTTCCGGTTGCTGCTGCTCGGGGACTCGGGCGTGGGCAAAACCTGCCTGCTCTGCCGGTTCACCGACAACCAGTTCCACCCCGCCCACATCTCCACCATCG GTGTCGACTTCAAGATGAAGACCATCGAGGTGGATGGGATCAAGGTGCGGATACAGATCTG ggacacagccggCCAGGAGCGGTACCAGACCATCACCAAGCAGTACTACCGGCGGGCTCAG GGCATTTTCCTGGTGTACGACATCAGCAGCGAGCGCTCCTACCAGCACATCGTGAAGTGGGCCAGCGACGTGGATGAG TATGCACCCGAGGGCGTCCAGAAAATCCTCATCGGGAACAAGGCGGACGAGGAGCACAAGAGGCAAGTGCCCAAAGAGCAAGGGCTGCAG ctggCCAGGGAATACGGGATGGATTTCTACGAGACCAGTGCCTGCAGCAACCtcaacatcaaggag TCCTTCACACGGCTGacggagctggtgctgcaggcgcACCGCAAGGAGCTGGACGAGCTGCGGGGGCTGCCCCGCGCCCCCACCCTGGCCCGGCTGGAGGAGGacgagcagcagcccctggggagcGAGGACACCCCCAAAACCTGCTGGTGTTGA